In a single window of the Chroogloeocystis siderophila 5.2 s.c.1 genome:
- a CDS encoding c-type cytochrome, producing MANQLAKPEILLQRLAFIALAILLATILVVVGVHRVRVSEPYVKNVLSLTGDPVQGNAIFQMNCAGCHGWQADGNVGPSLQGVSKRKSRFGLIHQVISGDTPPMPQFKPSPKEMADLLSYLETL from the coding sequence TTGGCTAATCAGCTCGCTAAACCAGAAATTCTACTCCAACGGCTTGCGTTCATCGCTTTGGCGATTTTGCTAGCTACAATTTTAGTTGTTGTAGGTGTGCATAGGGTAAGAGTTTCTGAACCTTATGTTAAGAATGTTTTGTCACTAACAGGAGATCCGGTACAAGGAAATGCAATTTTTCAAATGAACTGTGCGGGTTGTCATGGTTGGCAAGCCGATGGTAACGTTGGTCCTAGTTTGCAAGGTGTTTCTAAGCGTAAATCTCGTTTTGGTCTGATTCATCAAGTCATCAGCGGTGATACACCACCTATGCCACAGTTCAAACCAAGTCCGAAAGAAATGGCAGACTTGTTAAGTTACTTGGAAACGCTTTGA